In Microbacterium terrisoli, the genomic stretch GATGCAAGCGCTCACCGGCATCTCACACGTGCACACCGCAGACGATCATGCGGCCTGGGCGCGGCTGCTGGCCGCGCCCACCACGAGCGTCGTGACGCTGACGGTGACCGAAGCGGGGTACGCGTCACGCCTCGGCGGCGGGCTCGATCGCGCGAACCCGCAGGTGGCGAGCGACCTGTCGCGGGTGCGCATCGACGGGATCGCCGCACGGCCGGTGACGCCGGTCGGTCGGCTGGTGGTGGGGCTCGAGCATCGGCGACGGCGAGGAAGCGGGCCGCTGGCGATCGTCCCGTGCGACAACCTGCCCGGCAACGGCGAGGTGCTCCGCAGCGCTGTGACCGAGTTCGCCGCACAGGCCCTGCCGGACCTGGCGCGGGCGCTGCCCGAGACGGCGTCGTTCGTCTCGACGTCGGTGGATCGCATCACGCCCGCGGTCACCGACCGCCTCGGCGCCGAGGTGCGCGAGGCCATGGGCTGGTGGGATGCCGCACCGGTGGCGACCGAGCCCTTCTCGGACTGGACGCTGTGCGGCCGGTTTCCGGCCGGACGACCCTGCTGGGAGAGTGCCGGCGCGCTCTTCGTCGACGACATCGAGCCGTACGAGCTGCGCAAGCTCTGGCTGCTGAACGGCGCGCACAGCATGCTGGCGTGCCTAGGGCTGCTGCGCGGGCACGCCACGATCGCCGACGCCATGGACGACCGGGTCTGTGCCGAGGCGATCCGGGCCTGGTGGGCGGACGCCGTGCGGCACCTCGACCCCGCACTGCACGCGGATCACTATTGCTCAGCGCTCGTCGAACGCTTTCACAACCCGCGGATCGAGCACCGTCTCGGGCAGATCTCACGTGACGGCCTGGCCAAGCTGACAGTGCGCATCGCACCGGTCGCGGTGCGCGAACGCCGAGCCGGGCGCGCCGCGGGCGGGGGCGCGCAGGCGGTGGGCTGCTGGATCGCCGCCGCCGGTGAACGGCTGCTCGGTGAGGACGCGCGCGGCGGCGGCGTGCAGCGGGCGCTGTCGGCCGCCGATCCCGTGCGCGCCATGGTCGCCGCGCTCGACGCGTCGCTCGCTGCCGACGACGGGTTCGTCGGCGCGGTGCGGGGGTGGGTGCGGCGCCGGGGGGCGGCCGAGATCTGATGACGCAGGATGCCGCAGCCCGCCGGGTCGGGTGGACCATCGCCGCGTTGTGCCTGGGCACCACGCTGAATCCGCTGAACTCGTCGATGGTCGCCGTCGCACTGCTGGCCCTGCAGCACGACTTCGGCATCTCGATCGGCGAGGTCACGTGGGTGATCACGGTGTTCTACATCGCCTCGACGGTCGGGCAGCCGCTGATGGGGCGGGTCATCGACGCGTTCGGCGCACGGCGCGTGTTCTGCGGGGGCATGGTGGTCGTGGTCATCGCCGGGGCGATCGCGCCGCTGGGCCTGATCGGCGACAGCTTCTGGATGGTGCTGCTCTCTCGCGGAGTGTTGGCCATCGGCACGTCGGTCGCCTTCCCCGCCGCCGTGGCGCTGGTCGGTCCGCTCGCGGCGATGGCGTCGACGAGCGCTCCGCGGCTGCTGGCGCGGGTGCAGGTGGCGAACACGACCGCTGCGGCGCTGGGCCCGGTGGTCGGTGGCGTGCTGATCACGATCGCGGGATGGCCGGCGATCTTCCTTGTGAACGTGCCGTTGGGGATCGCCGCGCTGATCAGCGTCTGGGTGCTCGCACCGCGCGACACCGCGCGTACGGCGGTCTCGGGGTCCGCGGTCCTGCGTGTGCTCGACCCTGCCGGGGTCGTCGCCTTCGCCGTGGGCGCGGTCACGCTGCTGCTGGTGGTGCTGGGAGCCGCCGGGCCCGCGTCGGCAGCGGCGATGTGGATCACGCTGGCCGTGGGGATCGCGGCAATCGCCGTGTTCATCTGGCGCGAACTGCGGGCGCGCGCCCCGTTCATCGATCTGCGGATGCTGGCGGCCAACCGGGCGCTGTCGCTGAGCTTCATCGGCTTCGCGGTGTTCAGCGCCGTGTATTACCTGGCCTTCTTCGGGTTGCCGCAGATGTTGGAGTCGTTCGCCGGATATTCGACAGCGATCGTCGGACTGCTGATGCTGCCGCTGTCGGGCATGACGATCGCGATCGCTCCGCTGGTCGCGCGGGCGATCGACCGCCGCGGCCTTGCGCCGGTGCTCGTGGCGACCGGCGTGCTGCTGTTGGGCGCGTCTGCGCTGCTCGGCATCGGGGTGCTCACCACCGCACCGGTGTGGATGCTGCTGATGGCCGCGATCATGGGCGTGCCGTACTGCATGGGTTCGCTTGCGATGACCGAGGCGGTACGGCGTTCGGCACCGCCCGAGGCGGTGGGGGTGGCGTCGGGCCTGTTGCAGTCGATGCGCTACATCGGCGCGATCATCGCGACGGTGCTTCTGGGGCGGCTGCTTGCCGGGGGCGTGGATGCCTCGACCTGGGGAGCGGTCGTCATCGCGGCGTCGGCGATCGGAGTGGGACACCTGGCGGTGATGCTGGTGGCGGCAGCGGCGGTGCGCCGTCGCGCCGCGTGATCGCGCGTGCCGCGTCGTACAGCGCGGCACCGCGGTGATCTCGTGCGCTGCCGAAAGAGGTATGTGTTGTTTTTCCGCATTCAACTTCCCGTTCACACGGGGCGCCCTGCGTCGCCGGGCGGCCGGGCTGCGGGGTTGCGGGGCGCCGTGGGCTGCCGGGCTGCCGGGCTGCGGGGCTGCCGGGCTGCGGGGCGCCCTGG encodes the following:
- a CDS encoding MFS transporter; the protein is MTQDAAARRVGWTIAALCLGTTLNPLNSSMVAVALLALQHDFGISIGEVTWVITVFYIASTVGQPLMGRVIDAFGARRVFCGGMVVVVIAGAIAPLGLIGDSFWMVLLSRGVLAIGTSVAFPAAVALVGPLAAMASTSAPRLLARVQVANTTAAALGPVVGGVLITIAGWPAIFLVNVPLGIAALISVWVLAPRDTARTAVSGSAVLRVLDPAGVVAFAVGAVTLLLVVLGAAGPASAAAMWITLAVGIAAIAVFIWRELRARAPFIDLRMLAANRALSLSFIGFAVFSAVYYLAFFGLPQMLESFAGYSTAIVGLLMLPLSGMTIAIAPLVARAIDRRGLAPVLVATGVLLLGASALLGIGVLTTAPVWMLLMAAIMGVPYCMGSLAMTEAVRRSAPPEAVGVASGLLQSMRYIGAIIATVLLGRLLAGGVDASTWGAVVIAASAIGVGHLAVMLVAAAAVRRRAA
- a CDS encoding mannitol dehydrogenase family protein, producing MPRLSRGLLAARGAPAEVAPVRIVHLGLGAFHRAHQAWYTALADDGGQWGIAAFTGRSADIADRLRPQQGVYTLVERGRDGDRMQALTGISHVHTADDHAAWARLLAAPTTSVVTLTVTEAGYASRLGGGLDRANPQVASDLSRVRIDGIAARPVTPVGRLVVGLEHRRRRGSGPLAIVPCDNLPGNGEVLRSAVTEFAAQALPDLARALPETASFVSTSVDRITPAVTDRLGAEVREAMGWWDAAPVATEPFSDWTLCGRFPAGRPCWESAGALFVDDIEPYELRKLWLLNGAHSMLACLGLLRGHATIADAMDDRVCAEAIRAWWADAVRHLDPALHADHYCSALVERFHNPRIEHRLGQISRDGLAKLTVRIAPVAVRERRAGRAAGGGAQAVGCWIAAAGERLLGEDARGGGVQRALSAADPVRAMVAALDASLAADDGFVGAVRGWVRRRGAAEI